A window from Streptomyces subrutilus encodes these proteins:
- a CDS encoding tyrosine-protein phosphatase has product MSRDRTRLAAAVLASALALGALPASAYAAPASPSPSPAAVPRDRVADPGRPVPLQGAVNVRDVGGHRTYTGGLVRQGLVYRSDALGRLTDADVATLAGLHLTGVVDFRIPMEVQYDGADRLPAGLSPTARPVSDLGLYATLVTAIGSGDPATQERMLGGGRAEAYMRDIYRTFVTSPENRAQFAATLREVADGRGPLLVHCTSGKDRTGWLAYVLLRALAVPEDRAARDYLASNTYRAAYDAALRAGLKQSGRMQNPDLLIPLQEVRTDYLAAATDRMEADYGGFYGYLTEGLGLDLRTLARLQARMVR; this is encoded by the coding sequence ATGAGCCGTGACCGAACCCGCCTGGCGGCCGCCGTGCTCGCCTCCGCCCTCGCCCTCGGCGCCCTGCCCGCCTCCGCGTACGCGGCGCCGGCCTCCCCCTCCCCTTCCCCCGCCGCCGTCCCGCGCGACCGGGTGGCGGACCCGGGCCGCCCGGTCCCGCTGCAGGGCGCCGTCAACGTCCGCGACGTGGGCGGCCACCGCACGTACACCGGCGGCCTGGTCCGTCAGGGGCTGGTCTACCGCTCCGACGCGCTGGGCCGGCTGACCGACGCCGACGTCGCCACCCTCGCCGGCCTGCATCTCACCGGCGTCGTCGACTTCCGCATCCCGATGGAGGTCCAGTACGACGGCGCGGACCGGCTGCCCGCCGGGCTCTCCCCCACCGCGCGCCCGGTCAGCGATCTCGGGCTGTACGCGACCCTCGTCACCGCGATCGGCAGCGGAGATCCGGCCACGCAGGAGCGGATGCTCGGCGGCGGCCGTGCCGAGGCCTACATGCGCGACATCTACCGCACCTTCGTCACCAGCCCGGAGAACCGGGCGCAGTTCGCGGCGACGCTGCGGGAGGTGGCCGACGGCCGGGGTCCGCTGCTGGTCCACTGCACCTCGGGCAAGGACCGGACGGGGTGGCTGGCCTACGTGCTGCTGCGGGCGCTGGCCGTCCCCGAGGACCGTGCCGCACGCGACTACCTGGCGTCGAACACCTACCGGGCCGCCTACGACGCCGCGCTGCGGGCGGGCCTCAAGCAGTCGGGCCGGATGCAGAACCCGGACCTGCTGATCCCCCTCCAGGAGGTCCGCACGGACTACCTGGCCGCCGCGACCGACCGGATGGAGGCCGACTACGGCGGCTTCTACGGGTATCTGACCGAGGGCCTCGGCCTCGACCTGCGGACCCTGGCCAGGCTCCAGGCCAGGATGGTCCGCTGA
- a CDS encoding cold-shock protein, producing the protein MALGTVKWFNSEKGFGFIEQDGGGPDVFAHYSNIATQGFRELQEGQRVSFDVTQGQKGPQAENILPA; encoded by the coding sequence ATGGCACTTGGCACCGTGAAGTGGTTCAACTCGGAAAAGGGCTTCGGCTTCATCGAGCAGGACGGTGGCGGCCCGGACGTCTTCGCCCACTACTCGAACATCGCCACCCAGGGCTTCCGTGAGCTCCAGGAGGGCCAGCGCGTGTCCTTCGACGTGACCCAGGGCCAGAAGGGCCCCCAGGCGGAGAACATCCTCCCCGCCTGA
- a CDS encoding DEAD/DEAH box helicase, whose translation MTSSSSARPSRRPTRGRGAAQGRPKAGAGRQKSAPVARPQEFTMPEPIAPALPPVEAFEDMDMPEALLKTLAAQGVTSPFPIQAATLPNSLVGRDLLGRGRTGSGKTLAFGLALLARTAGRRAEPKAPLALVLVPTRELAQQVTDALTPYATAVNLRIATVVGGMSINRQSGALRRGSEVLVATPGRLKDLIDRGDADLSQVAITVLDEADQMTDMGFMPQVTALLKQVQAGGQRMLFSATLDKNIDKLVKMFLTDPVGHSVDPSAGAVTTMEHHVLYVMDETDKKAVATRIAAREGRVIMFVDTKRGVDRMVKKLLADGVRASGLHGGRSQPQRNRTLDWFKTGEVTALVATNVAARGIHIDDLDLVVNVDPPTDHKDYLHRGGRTARAGESGSVVTLVLPDQKRDMTRLMSDAGISPRTAQIKSSDEELARLTGAREPSGIPVVLDVPQPTPPRQRSASKPAAGNGAGGGRRRSGGPRTGSATGAAPAAGGRGRRSGGAAAGQAPASASGQARRGQGGGQGAAAGGSGERGRRTGGAPSGGAAAASARSRVGGAGQGRRRSA comes from the coding sequence ATGACCAGCTCCAGCTCCGCACGACCCAGCCGCCGCCCCACTCGGGGCCGAGGTGCGGCCCAGGGACGTCCGAAGGCTGGCGCGGGACGGCAGAAGTCCGCCCCCGTGGCCAGGCCCCAGGAATTCACCATGCCCGAACCGATCGCACCGGCCCTCCCGCCGGTCGAGGCGTTCGAGGACATGGACATGCCCGAGGCGCTGCTGAAGACCCTCGCAGCCCAGGGCGTCACCTCGCCGTTCCCGATCCAGGCCGCCACGCTGCCCAACTCGCTCGTCGGCCGCGACCTGCTCGGCCGCGGCCGCACCGGCTCCGGCAAGACGCTGGCCTTCGGCCTGGCGCTGCTGGCCCGTACCGCGGGCCGCCGGGCCGAGCCCAAGGCGCCGCTCGCCCTGGTCCTCGTCCCCACCCGCGAGCTCGCGCAGCAGGTGACCGACGCCCTGACCCCGTACGCCACGGCCGTCAACCTGCGCATCGCCACCGTCGTCGGCGGCATGTCGATCAACCGGCAGTCGGGCGCCCTGCGCCGCGGCTCCGAGGTGCTCGTCGCCACCCCCGGCCGGCTGAAGGACCTCATCGACCGCGGTGACGCCGACCTCTCGCAGGTCGCCATCACGGTCCTCGACGAGGCCGACCAGATGACCGACATGGGCTTCATGCCGCAGGTCACCGCGCTGCTCAAGCAGGTCCAGGCCGGCGGCCAGCGGATGCTGTTCTCGGCGACGCTGGACAAGAACATCGACAAGCTCGTCAAGATGTTCCTCACCGACCCGGTCGGCCACTCCGTCGACCCCTCGGCCGGCGCGGTCACCACCATGGAGCACCACGTCCTGTACGTCATGGACGAGACCGACAAGAAGGCCGTGGCGACGCGCATAGCCGCTCGCGAAGGCCGGGTGATCATGTTCGTGGACACCAAGCGCGGGGTCGACCGCATGGTCAAGAAGCTCCTCGCGGACGGCGTCCGCGCCTCCGGCCTGCACGGCGGCCGCTCGCAGCCGCAGCGCAACCGGACCCTGGACTGGTTCAAGACGGGCGAGGTCACCGCGCTGGTGGCCACCAACGTCGCCGCGCGCGGCATCCACATCGACGACCTCGACCTCGTCGTCAACGTGGACCCGCCCACCGACCACAAGGACTACCTGCACCGCGGCGGACGCACCGCCCGCGCCGGCGAGTCCGGCAGCGTCGTCACCCTGGTCCTGCCCGACCAGAAGCGGGACATGACGCGGCTCATGTCGGACGCCGGGATCTCCCCGCGCACCGCGCAGATCAAGTCCTCCGACGAGGAACTGGCCCGGCTGACCGGCGCCCGGGAGCCCTCGGGCATCCCGGTGGTGCTGGACGTGCCGCAGCCGACCCCGCCGCGCCAGCGCTCCGCGTCGAAGCCCGCCGCGGGCAACGGCGCCGGTGGCGGACGCCGCCGTTCGGGCGGGCCGCGCACCGGCTCCGCGACCGGCGCGGCTCCGGCCGCCGGCGGGCGCGGACGCCGTTCCGGCGGTGCCGCCGCCGGCCAGGCCCCGGCCTCCGCGTCGGGCCAGGCCCGACGCGGTCAGGGCGGCGGTCAGGGCGCCGCGGCCGGTGGCTCCGGCGAGCGCGGCCGGCGTACCGGGGGCGCGCCCTCCGGTGGCGCGGCGGCCGCTTCCGCCCGCAGCCGGGTGGGTGGCGCGGGCCAGGGCCGGCGCCGGTCCGCCTGA
- a CDS encoding SDR family oxidoreductase, translating into MNEPRYIPGHHLLEDRTAVVTAAAGAGIGGATARRFLEEGARVVLGDAHARRLEETERALAAEFGADRVAALPCDVTDEDQVRALFALAERLHGGLDVVVNNAGLGGTAALVDMTDDQWSRVLDVTLNGTFRCTRAALRSMKAAGTGGGVVVNNASVVGWRAQTGQAHYAAAKAGVMALTRCAALEAAEFGVRVNAVAPSLAMHPHLVKVTSAELLTELTAREAFGRHAEPWEVANVIVFLASGYSAYMTGETVSVSSRHP; encoded by the coding sequence ATGAACGAGCCCCGGTACATCCCCGGCCACCACCTGCTGGAGGACCGGACCGCCGTGGTGACCGCCGCCGCCGGCGCCGGCATCGGCGGGGCCACCGCCCGGCGCTTCCTGGAAGAGGGCGCCCGCGTCGTCCTCGGCGACGCCCACGCCCGGCGGCTGGAGGAGACCGAGCGGGCGCTCGCCGCCGAGTTCGGCGCGGACCGCGTCGCCGCCCTGCCCTGCGACGTCACCGACGAAGACCAGGTGCGGGCCCTCTTCGCGCTCGCCGAACGGCTCCACGGCGGCCTCGACGTCGTCGTCAACAACGCCGGCCTCGGCGGCACCGCCGCCCTCGTCGACATGACCGACGACCAGTGGTCCCGCGTCCTCGACGTCACCCTGAACGGCACCTTCCGCTGCACCCGCGCCGCCCTGCGCTCCATGAAGGCCGCCGGCACCGGGGGCGGGGTCGTCGTCAACAACGCCTCCGTCGTCGGCTGGCGCGCCCAGACCGGCCAGGCCCACTACGCCGCCGCCAAGGCCGGCGTGATGGCCCTGACCCGCTGCGCGGCGCTGGAGGCGGCCGAGTTCGGCGTGCGGGTCAACGCGGTCGCCCCGAGCCTGGCCATGCACCCCCACCTGGTGAAGGTCACCAGCGCGGAACTCCTCACGGAGCTGACCGCCCGCGAGGCCTTCGGCCGCCACGCCGAGCCCTGGGAGGTCGCGAACGTCATCGTCTTCCTGGCCAGCGGCTACTCCGCGTACATGACGGGCGAGACCGTCTCCGTCAGCAGCCGGCACCCCTAG
- a CDS encoding acetyl-CoA C-acetyltransferase: MPEAYIVDAVRTPVGRRGGGLSAVHPADLGAHVLKALVARSGVDPAAVEDVVFGCLDTVGPQAGDIARTAWLAAGLPEEVPGVTVDRQCGSSQQAVHFAAQGVLSGTQDLVVAGGTQNMSMIPIAFASRQAAEPLGLTEGPYAGSEGWRARYGDAPVNQFHGAELIARKWGITRRDMEEFALRSHQRAVRAADEGRFARETVPYGEVAADEGPRRDTTPEKMAALKPVVPGGTITAAVSSQVSDGAAAMLIASERAVREHGLRPRARVHHLSVRGEDPIRMLSAPIPATAYALKKTGLTLADIDLVEINEAFAPVVLAWLKETGADPERVNANGGAIALGHPLGATGVRLMTTLLHELERTGGRYGLQTMCEGGGQANVTIIERL, encoded by the coding sequence ATGCCCGAGGCCTACATAGTCGACGCGGTCCGCACGCCCGTGGGGCGGCGCGGGGGCGGCCTGTCGGCGGTCCACCCGGCCGACCTGGGCGCGCACGTGCTGAAGGCGCTGGTCGCGCGCTCGGGCGTGGACCCGGCGGCGGTGGAGGACGTGGTGTTCGGCTGCCTCGACACGGTCGGACCGCAGGCGGGCGACATCGCGCGGACCGCGTGGCTGGCGGCCGGCCTGCCCGAGGAGGTCCCCGGCGTCACCGTGGACCGCCAGTGCGGCTCGTCCCAGCAGGCCGTGCACTTCGCGGCGCAGGGCGTCCTGTCCGGCACCCAGGACCTGGTGGTCGCGGGCGGCACCCAGAACATGTCCATGATCCCGATCGCCTTCGCCTCGCGGCAGGCGGCCGAACCGCTCGGCCTCACCGAGGGCCCGTACGCCGGATCGGAGGGCTGGCGGGCCCGGTACGGCGACGCCCCGGTGAACCAGTTCCACGGCGCCGAGCTCATCGCGCGCAAGTGGGGCATCACGCGCCGGGACATGGAGGAGTTCGCGCTCCGCTCCCACCAACGGGCGGTGCGCGCCGCCGACGAGGGCCGCTTCGCGCGCGAGACCGTCCCGTACGGCGAGGTCGCGGCCGACGAGGGCCCCCGCCGGGACACCACCCCGGAGAAGATGGCGGCCCTGAAGCCGGTGGTCCCGGGCGGCACCATCACCGCCGCCGTCTCCTCCCAGGTCTCGGACGGCGCGGCGGCGATGCTGATCGCCTCCGAACGGGCGGTACGGGAGCACGGCCTGCGGCCGCGGGCCCGCGTCCACCACCTGTCGGTCCGGGGCGAGGACCCCATCCGGATGCTGTCGGCGCCGATCCCGGCGACCGCGTACGCGCTGAAGAAGACCGGCCTGACACTGGCGGACATCGACCTGGTGGAGATCAACGAGGCCTTCGCGCCGGTGGTGCTGGCCTGGCTGAAGGAGACGGGCGCCGACCCGGAGCGGGTCAACGCCAACGGCGGCGCCATCGCGCTGGGCCACCCGCTGGGCGCCACCGGGGTCCGGCTGATGACCACGCTCCTGCACGAGCTGGAGCGGACGGGGGGCCGGTACGGCCTCCAGACGATGTGCGAGGGCGGCGGCCAGGCCAACGTGACGATCATCGAGCGGCTGTAG
- a CDS encoding TetR/AcrR family transcriptional regulator: MPTNKKQQVTASAERRRELLDTAAEVFAAQGYNATTVRKIADAAGMLAGSLYYHFDSKESMLDEILSDFLTELWQGYDGVLAAGLGPRETIEALVTESFREIDRHRAAVAIYQKEARTLSAQPRFHYLSDSQQKFEKAWLGTLERGVAARVFRADLDIRLTYRFVRDTVWVAASWYRPGGLHSPEEIARQYLSMVLDGIALRT; encoded by the coding sequence GTGCCAACGAACAAGAAGCAGCAGGTGACCGCGTCGGCCGAGCGGCGCCGCGAACTCCTCGACACCGCCGCCGAGGTCTTCGCCGCGCAGGGCTACAACGCCACCACCGTCCGGAAGATCGCCGACGCCGCCGGAATGCTCGCCGGCAGCCTCTACTACCACTTCGATTCCAAGGAATCGATGCTCGACGAGATCCTCTCGGACTTCCTGACCGAGCTGTGGCAGGGCTACGACGGCGTCCTCGCCGCGGGCCTCGGCCCCAGGGAGACCATCGAGGCCCTCGTCACCGAGTCCTTCCGGGAGATCGACCGGCACCGCGCCGCCGTCGCGATCTACCAGAAGGAGGCGCGCACCCTCTCCGCGCAACCCCGCTTCCACTACCTCTCCGACTCGCAGCAGAAGTTCGAGAAGGCCTGGCTGGGGACGCTGGAGCGGGGCGTCGCCGCCCGGGTCTTCCGGGCCGACCTCGACATCCGCCTCACCTACCGCTTCGTGCGCGACACGGTGTGGGTGGCGGCCTCCTGGTACCGGCCCGGCGGCCTGCACAGCCCCGAGGAGATCGCCCGGCAGTACCTGTCGATGGTGCTGGACGGGATCGCCCTGCGCACCTGA